A stretch of Brassica napus cultivar Da-Ae chromosome C6, Da-Ae, whole genome shotgun sequence DNA encodes these proteins:
- the LOC106404208 gene encoding uncharacterized protein LOC106404208 — protein MAICREFGNPDLFIKMTVNPNWREIKEHLGKYGGDSPNDRPNIECRVFKKKTPSAEEVDEIISAELPNKEEDPDAYNLVTKHMIHGPCGLINPKSPCMKNNVCTKKYPWPYNDNTSIDNSGYVLYRRHRNDNASAVNDGAILDNTFVVPHKIKLLKKYEAHINVEWCNRTSAVKYLFKYITKGVDRATTIIDKGKKATTSDPMTSGESKETLIRQRNEIQDYVDARYLSACESMWRTFAFHIHKRKPSVEKLIIHLEGEHNITVKETDNLGRVIRKPGIEKTMFTEWMVLCRRSKFARTLTYVQIAEYFVSNNSTKVWTERKKGKTIGRIIAVHPSAGDRYYLRILINKIKGPRSYDELKTYNDVKYPDFKSVCYARGYLDNDLEWDESMSEGARWATPYQLRDMFVTFLNNCVVTSPKNLWENSWRSMSEDILHKRQRVLGHTNLELDDETLEKYTLIKVEKLMRIHDRSLSDIKEMPKIKPILLKELGNNLWNQELDYNVAEETLRHDMQYNKLIADQRAIYESVLDSVDKMDGKLFFVYGAGGTGKTFLHQTIISMIRSRKQIVLSVASSGIAALLLPNGRTSHLRFNIPLKLTEDKLCNIKPGTMLAELIEKTDLIIWDESPMTHKHAFEALDKTLKDIMSTKNPSAKDQIFGGKTVLLGGDFRHILHVIPQGNIADTVLASISHSYLWDSCHKFTLKTNMRVNQEEKEFSDWLLQVGEGHPQLESGYECKDYHEQMIIVDRSLIRQSYLDPLKEVFDAAYEEVNKMTTSQTSYTDKAILTPRNETVDEINAYTISQTDGVSRDYFSSDSFEISDTETLKKKKTMQLYPYDPNAHRRLHSQGRNYHWLTHWRRSLDPKDCSFA, from the exons ATGGCTATTTGCAGAGAATTTGGCAATCCAGATTTGTTTATCAAAATGACTGTCAATCCTAACTGGAGAGAGATTAAAGAGCATCTTGGGAAATATGGTGGAGATTCTCCCAATGATAGACCAAACATTGAATGTCGGGTCTTTAAAAAGAA AACACCAAGTGCAGAAGAAGTAGATGAGATAATTTCAGCCGAGCTcccaaacaaagaagaagaccCAGATGCTTACAATTTAGTCACGAAACACATGATCCATGGTCCATGTGGTCTCATTAATCCAAAGTCACCATGTATGAAAAATAATGTGTgcacgaagaagtatccttggcCGTATAATGACAACACTTCGATTGACAATTCAGGATATGTATTATATCGTCGGCACCGAAACGACAATGCGTCTGCGGTAAACGATGGGGCAATCCTAGACAACACATTTGTTGTACCACATAAAATTAAGCTCCTGAAGAAGTACGAAGCTCATATTAATGTTGAATGGTGTAATCGTACAAGCGCAGTAAAGTACTTATTCAAGTACATAACCAAGGGTGTTGACAGAGCAACAACTATTATTGATAAAGGAAAGAAGGCAACTACATCTGACCCAATGACCTCTGGCGAATCAAAGGAGACACTCATCAGACAACGCAATGAGATCCAAGACTACGTCGATGCTCGATATTTATCAGCTTGTGAGTCTATGTGGCGGACGTTCGCATTCCACATACATAAAAGAAAGCCATCAGTTGAGAAGCTTATCATTCACTTAGAAGGCGAACATAATATCACGGTTAAAGAAACTGATAACCTCGGCCGTGTAATCCGCAAGCCAGGTATCGAGAAGACAATGTTCACTGAATGGATGGTTTTATGCAGAAGGTCAAAGTTTGCACGGACATTAACGTATGTGCAAATAGCAGAATATTTCGTATCGAACAACAGTACTAAAGTGTGGACTGAACGTAAGAAAGGCAAAACCATTGGGAGAATCATAGCTGTTCATCCATCAGCAGGTGATCGTTACTATCTAAGGATCCTCATAAATAAGATCAAGGGTCCTAGAAGTTATGACGAGCTCAAAACATACAATGATGTGAAATATCCTGACTTCAAATCAGTTTGCTACGCACGCGGCTATTTGGACAATGATCTTGAATGGGACGAGAGTATGTCAGAGGGTGCTAGATGGGCTACCCCATACCAACTCCGTGATATGTTTGTCACATTCCTAAACAACTGCGTCGTTACGAGTCCTAAAAACCTATGGGAAAACTCATGGAGATCAATGAGCGAGGACATACTTCACAAGAGGCAGAGAGTCTTAGGTCATACAAATCTGGAGCTGGATGATGAGACCCTTGAGAAATACACATTAATCAAAGTGGAAAAGTTGATGCGCATACATGACCGCTCATTGAGTGATATTAAAGAGATGCCAAAAATCAAACCTATTTTGCTAAAAGAACTGGGAAACAATTTGTGGAACCAAGAACTGGATTACAATGttgccgaggaaacactaagaCATGACATGCAATACAACAAACTTATTGCTGATCAACGGGCGATTTACGAATCAGTCTTAGACTCTGTTGATAAAATGGACGGGAAGCTATTCTTTGTATATGGCGCAGGTGGCACAGGGAAAACATTCCTACACCAAACCATTATATCCATGATTCGATCAAGAAAACAAATAGTTCTGTCGGTTGCCTCTTCAGGAATAGCCGCGTTGTTGCTACCTAACGGTAGAACATCGCATTTGCGCTTCAATATCCCTTTAAAGCTCACCGAAGATAAGCTCTGCAACATCAAACCAGGAACAATGCTGGCTGAGCTAATCGAGAAAACGGACCTTATAATTTGGGACGAATCACCTATGACACATAAGCATGCTTTTGAGGCACTGGACAAAACGTTGAAAGACATAATGTCTACGAAAAATCCTTCCGCAAAGGATCAGATTTTTGGTGGCAAGACAGTTCTATTAGGAGGTGATTTTCGACATATACTACATGTAATTCCACAAGGTAACATAGCTGATACTGTCTTAGCTTCAATAAGTCACTCATACCTATGGGATAGCTGTCACAAGTTcactttaaaaacaaatatgagaGTTAATCAGGAAGAAAAAGAGTTCTCCGATTGGCTCCTTCAGGTCGGAGAAGGTCATCCACAACTAGAATCGGGATATGAGTGTAAAGACTACCATGAACAAATGATAATTGTCGATAGATCATTGATTCGTCAGAGTTATCTTGACCCATTAAAAGAAGTTTTCGATGCCGCATATGAAGAAGTCAACAAAATGACAACTTCTCAGACCTCATACACTGATAAAGCTATACTCACACCCCGTAATGAAACAGTCGATGAAATCAATGCTTATACCATCTCGCAGACCGACGGGGTGTCAAGAGATTACTTCAGCTCTGACAGCTTTGAGATATCGGACAccgaaacattaaaaaaaaaaaagactatgcAATTGTACCCGTATGATCCTAACGCACATAGGCGACTGCATTCTCAAGGCAGAAATTATCACTGGCTCACACATTGGAGAAGAAGTCTTGATCCCAAGGATTGCTCTTTTGCATGA